TGTCTCTACAGGATTATCTGAAAAAGAAGCAGTCAATTTAGCCATTGAGTCCGATATTGCTAAAAAATGGCTTGAGAATAAGAAAATCAAAAAAACAATCTTTATCAAAGACAAATTAATTAATTTTGTGGTATAGAAAATTTACCCTTCGCTACGCTCAGGGTGTAAGAATTTCTAACGCTCGCTTAGCTCGCGAACAAATTCTAACATGTGCGGAATAATAGGTTATGTTGGTAAAAAGCAGGCCCTTCCTATAGTTATGGAAGGACTTAAGCGTCTTGAATATAGGGGCTATGATTCAAGCGGCGTTGTGGTTTTGAATAAGGGGGCCGAAGTCGTAAAGACAAAAGGAAGAATAGAAGATTTAAGAGAGAAGTTAGGGGACATTCAAGGCACTACAGCCATAGGACATTGCCTTCCTCCAGATACTCTAATTCAATTGGCTGATGGCAGTATTAAAGAAATCGGCAAAATTAAATCAGGAGAAAAGGTTTTATGTTTAAATACTAAGAGTTTAAAATTTGTTAACGGCAGAGCAAAGGTTTTTAAACACAAATCACCCACTTCTCTGCTTGCAGTAAAAACAAACTCAACTTTATTTAAGGCCACCAAGGAACACAAGATGCTAGTTTTCAAGGATGGCCATATAACATATAAGAGAGCGAAAGAGCTTTCTATGGGTGACATTCTAATCGTTCCCAAGAGGATAGATATTAAGGGAGGAAAGCTAACTTTTCCTGAAGCTGATACGAGGAGATATTATGAGCTCCCTGATAGCTCAGTTGAAAAAATGAAGCTTGTCTTGAAACAGAGGAAGTTATCAAAAATAGAGGCAGCGAGAGCCATTGGCATAAGCGCCTCCTATTTAGGCCACATATTGAAGAACGATCGTAAATGTAGAGAGGATCAGCTTAAAAAGTTATCTAAATTTTTTCAAGGCTATGGATTAGAAAAAGAAGCGATGCCAATAGATACATCTTGGGGTAAATTTATCACCCTACCCAGAAGGAGTACGCCTGAGTTAATGCAGATTATTGGTTATTTCCTTGGGGACGGCACGGCTCAGCCCAAGAGTATCAGATTCAAGGATATGGATAAGGATTTATTGGAGGAATATAAAAAATTAATTCATCAGGTTTTCAATGTTGAGGGTCGCATAGTCTCTCAAAATGATACCAGAGCTTATTTACTAGAGGTCAACAGCACTTATCTTTCTAGATGGTTTAAAGAGAATGTGGTTCTCGGCAAGCAGAAGCTATTAGAAGAGATGGGCAGAGCTTCTTTGCGCGAGATAGCAGCTTTTTTAAGAGGATTATTCGACGCAGAAGGTTGTGTGGCCACACAAAGCAAGCAGATAGCTCTTAAATTGGCAGATGAGAGAATAGCAAGAACAATCCAATTTTTATTGCTTAGATTTGGAATCTTGAGTTCTTTTTCTAAAGCAGGGAGGAGAATTAAGGGCTGGCTGCCTGTTTCTGGGGTAGTGTTCAGCGATTGGCAAAGCGTTAAGAAATTTCAGGAGTCTGTTGGGTTTTCTTCAGCCCTAAAATCAGCCAAACTTAGTAAACTTTTAAAAACCTTATCCAAGAATCGCTTGAATTTCAGTTTTAAGTTTTTCCCTTTTACTAAAAAAGAAATTTATAAAAGATACAATGCATTTCTTAAGGATAGTAGTGTAGAAATTAAGAAGAAATTAAGCCCAAGAGATGAGAGTTTTCTTACTCGCAGAATCTTAGAAGAGATTGTTGATTACCAATCTAAAGAGAAGGGCAACGATTTAATTAAAGATATTAGTAGATTCTTGAATTGTGATGTTGTGTTCCAGCCAATAAAACAGATTAAAAAAGTACGATCAACTTTTGAATTTCTCTATGACTTAGAGGTTTCTCCTCATTCTAATTTTATTGCTAATGGAGTTGTATCTCATAATTCAAGATGGGCAACGCATGGAAAGCCCTCTGACCTTAACGCTCATCCTCTTTGGGATTGCAAAAAAGAAATCTTTGTTGTTCACAATGGAATAATTGAAAATTATAAGCAACTTAAAGAAGAATTAATAGCGCGAGGGCATAAATTTATTTCAGAAACAGATACAGAAGTTTTGCCTCATTTGATTGAAGAAAATTATAAGGGCAACCCTTCGGCAAGCTCAGGGCAAGCTTTAGAAGAGGCCGTCCGCTTGTCTCTCCAGAAAATTGTTGGCGCTTATGCTATTGCTGTGGTTTGTGAAAAAGAACCAAATAAAATTGTCTTTGCCAGGCAATCCAGCCCGTTGTTAGTTGCTTTAGGCGAAGGAGAGAATTTTATTGCCTCTGATGCTACGGCAATATTGGGTTATGCTAAACAAGTTATCTATTTAGACGATGGAGAAATGGGAGTAATCACTCCTGATGATTTTCAAGTTTTTACTTTAGAGAATAAAGAAGTCAAGAAAAGTTTTCATAAGATAGAATGGGACATAGAGCAGGCAGAAAAATCCGGTTATCCTCATTTTATGTTAAAAGAGATTTTTGAAGGTCCAGAAACAATTGAAAATGCTATAAGAGGAAGAATGATATTAAAAGATGGAATGGCTAAGCTTGGGGGATTAGAACCAGTTATAGACAAGCTAAAAAAAATAGACAGAATTGTTATTGTTGCCATGGGAACCGCTTTTTTAGCTGGAAAAGTGGGCGAATATATGCTTGAAGAATATGCTGGCATTCCCGTAGAAGTAGAAAACGCTTCAGAATTTAGATATAAAAAATCAATTATTAATAAGAATGATGCGGTCTTAGCAATTTCCCAGTCAGGAGAAACCGCTGATACTCTTTTCGCAGTAAAAGAAGCCAAAAGAAAGGGCGCCCTTACTTTAGGCATTGTTAATGTGGTTGGCTCAAGCATTGCCAGAGAAGTTGAGGCAGGTGTTTACAATCACGCTGGTCCGGAAATAGCAGTCGCCTCTACTAAGGCCTTTATTTCCCAACTAACTATCTTAGCTCTTTTAACTGTGTTTTTAGGTAGGCAAAGGAATATGTCTTTAGTAACAGGCAAGAGAATTTTAGAAGAATTAGAGAAATTACCAGAACTTTGTAAAAAGATTTTAGAGAAAAAAGAAGACATTAAGAGCTTAGCAGAGAAATATTTTGCTTATAAAAATTTTCTTTATCTTGGTAGAAAATACAACTATCCAGTTGCTTGTGAAGGCGCTTTAAAACTAAAAGAAATTTCATATATCCATGCTGAAGGCATGCCAGCAGGAGAAATAAAACATGGGCCCATTGCTATGATTGATAAGGACTTCCCTAGTTTTGTCGTTGCTTTAAAAGATAGTGTTTATGAAAAGAATGTTTCTAATATTGAGGAAATAAAAGCCAGAGACGGAAAGGTTATCGCTTTAGCAACAGAAGGAGATGATTTATCAACTGATGATGTTGTATTCGTGCCTAAAACCTTAGAAATGCTTAGCCCAATTTTATCAGTTATTCCTCTTCAACTTTTTGCTTATTATATTTCGGTAAAAAAGGGCTTAGATGTGGACAAGCCAAGAAACTTGGCGAAATCAGTCGTGGTAGAGTAATTAAACATTATTTTATGGAAATTCGATTTATTTCTCATATTAGAGCAAGTAATCAGAACGGTACAGGTTTTTTCTATATACCCAAGGATAAGGCGGGTTCATTGGGGCCAGGAGATTGGGTTCGGGTTCAGGCGTCGAACGATATTTATTTTTTCGCCAAGACAATATTCTATTCTAATCAGATAGGGATATATGTGCCCAAGAAAATCGTTCAAAATAATAACTTACTGAATAACAAAATTGAGATTCGGCTACAGAGAATTAATGGCTTTTACGCTAGCGTATCTTTAGACGGGAGACTATATATTCCTCAAGCAGTTGCAGAAGTCCAAAAGTTAAAGCGAAACGATGTTGTTTTAGTGAAAGCCATAAAAGACGATAAGATTATTAGGGAAAAATATTCCAAGATACATATTACTTTTAGAGGCCGAGAGGGACGAAGCGAATACACCTGCGTCTTTGATAAATATTTTCATGGCAAAGAGTATATATTTACTATCGAGAAACAGACCGCAGAAGTAAATATAGAAAAATTAAACCCAATAATAATTTCGGCCCTAAAAAATACTCACTATGCTTTTATCGGCGGGGATTCTGTGATTGCTTTTAGTGGAAATAAAATGCCGATAATTATTAATTCTAATATAAAATATTGCGATATTGCATTTTATTTAGGAGCATATTTTGCAGACGGAACAAAGAAAGGAAATAGTTGGGCAATTTGTGCTTCCACTTTTGATCAAGCAAGAGCTTATCTAAAGATGCATAATTTTTTGATTAAAGATTCGAGCCCAGAATTCATAATTTCTTATACAAACATTTATAAAATTAATCCAGAGGAAGTCAAAAAAGAATTGGTTAAAATATGGGAAGATAAAATTGGGATCAGGGTTAATAAAACTAGAATAAGAGAACCCATAGGTAAATCGCCGGGCAAATGGAATAAATATGGAACTTTGATTATTAGAGAACACAGAATAGCGCTATTAGATTTTTATAATTCTCTATTGGGTTCGTTATTAAAGGAGATTCTGTTTAATAAGGACAAGAGATTAGCCATAGATTTTATATGTGGCGTGCTGGAGGGCGACGGCTACGCCCCTGCCACTAAACGAGGACACATTACGATTTCTACTAATAAGAATGAAGCTACAATTTTGGAAAATATTCTTGATGCAGTTCAAATAAAATTTAAAATTTACAAGGAGCATCAAAATAGTTATTTTCTAAGAATTGGAGCCCTGGAGATATTAAGAAATTTTCATTTTTTGAAAGATAAAATTTTTATTCTATATCCCGAAAGGCACAAGGCTTTTTTTGAACGATTAAAAACCGTTGGAGGAGTCAGATTTTTTATAGAAGGACATGAGCCAACGGGTTGGGTAAAGGCTTGGCTAAAAGAAAATGGATTTTTAAACGCAGAATATGATACTACGGAGAAGGGCGAAGAGCTTGGGAAGAACCTAAAAAATGCGACGAGCTTATAGATCCGATTAACAGACCCTCTTTTTCATGTTAGTATAAAGACATTATATGAATTGGGAAAATATTTTTTTAAAAAAACAATCCGGAAAAGAAATTCTTTTAGGGAATAACGCTATTATTAGAGCAGCCCTGGAAGCAGGGGTTCAGTTTGTCTCTACTTATCCTGGCACGCCTACTTCGGAAATCGGTGATGGATTTTCCTTGCTTAAAAAAGCAGACAAGGGAAGTTTTTATTTTGAATATTCTATAAATGAAAAGGTTGCTTTAGAAGCAGGAATTGGAGCAAGTTTTTCAAATTTAAAAACATTGGTAGCGATGAAAAATTTCGGTTTGAATGTGGCGAGCGATGCTTTACTGCCCTTTGTATATACTGGAACAAGAGGTCCGACAGTGATAGTCGTGGCAGATGACCCTTCTTGTCACAGTTCTGGACAAGAAGAAGAAAACACCAGGGGATTTGCATCTTTAGCGCACATACCTATTCTTGAGCCGTCTGATTCGCAGGAATGCAAGGATTTTACAAAAATTGCCTTTAATCTTTCTGAAAAATTTGAAATTCCGGTTATCTTGCGTTTGACCACGAGAGTTGCCCATCAAAGCAGTATTGTGAAATTAGGAAAAATAGAAAAAGCGGATAGAAAAGTAGGATTTAAAAAGGATTATAAGAAATTCGTTACTATGCCGCCAAGAGTCCTGGAAATGCATCAGGAGCTTTTGGATAAGATTAGTAAAATTAGAAAAGAGTCAGAACAGTCAGCAATAAATTTAATTGATGATTCGTCAGTTTCTGCCAAAATTGGAATAATCACTTCAGGTGTGAGCTATTTGCACACAAAAGAAGCTCTCCAATCGCTCAATTTAAAAATTCCTATTTTGAAATTAGGATTTTTCCATCCTTTGCCGGAAAATAAAATATCGAAATTTATAAGACCCTTGGAAAGGGTTTTGATAATAGAAGAATTAGACCCGTATTTGGAAAAAGAAATAAAGATTTTAGCAAAAGATGTTAATCCCAAATTAGAAATCATGGGCAAGGGATTATTGCCTGAAGTTGGAGAGCTAAAGCCAGAGCAGGTTATGGAAGCAATCGCCAAAGTGGCTGAAAAGAAATATCAGGCACCCAAAATTAAGCTACCTGTTAGCATAAAAAGGTTCCCCAATCTTTGCCCTGGCTGTCCCTATTGGTCTGTTTTTAACGGCGTTAAGCAGGCGATTAAAGAATCGGGCTTGAAAAATGAGGACATTGTATTCGGAGGAGGAATCGGTTGTTATATGCTTGCTTCTTTTGCTCCGCACAATATTCAAGATTATTTGCTTTGCATGGGTTCTTCCATAGGCATAGCTCATGGCATTAAGAAAGCAGATAAAAAACAAAAATTAATTTCTTTTGTCGGTGATTCAAGTTTTTTTCACGCTGGAATCCCCGCCCTAATCAATGTTGTTCACAACCAATCCAACCCCTTGATTATTTTGATGGACAATCAAATTACAGCAATGACTGGTCAACAGCCGTATCCAGGTATTGCTGAATCAGGAAGAAAAGAAAAAGGACAGAAAGTTAAATTAGAAGAAATTGTGAGAGCGTGCGGAGTGAAATATTTAAAAATTATTGAGCCAGCAGAGGATTATAAAAATTTTGTGAAAACAGTAAAGGAGTTTATTAAAAAGGAAACAGTGGCTGTTATTATTGTTCGTCGTCCTTGTATTAGGATAAAGAGATGAAGAAAAATAATCAACAATTTAATATAGTGCTTTCAGGCGTTGGTGGGCAGGGACTGATAACCTTGGGCAATATAATCGCTGAAGCCGGATTTTTAGAAGGCAATGAAGTTAAAATGTCCGAGCT
This sequence is a window from Patescibacteria group bacterium. Protein-coding genes within it:
- the glmS gene encoding glutamine--fructose-6-phosphate transaminase (isomerizing); protein product: MCGIIGYVGKKQALPIVMEGLKRLEYRGYDSSGVVVLNKGAEVVKTKGRIEDLREKLGDIQGTTAIGHCLPPDTLIQLADGSIKEIGKIKSGEKVLCLNTKSLKFVNGRAKVFKHKSPTSLLAVKTNSTLFKATKEHKMLVFKDGHITYKRAKELSMGDILIVPKRIDIKGGKLTFPEADTRRYYELPDSSVEKMKLVLKQRKLSKIEAARAIGISASYLGHILKNDRKCREDQLKKLSKFFQGYGLEKEAMPIDTSWGKFITLPRRSTPELMQIIGYFLGDGTAQPKSIRFKDMDKDLLEEYKKLIHQVFNVEGRIVSQNDTRAYLLEVNSTYLSRWFKENVVLGKQKLLEEMGRASLREIAAFLRGLFDAEGCVATQSKQIALKLADERIARTIQFLLLRFGILSSFSKAGRRIKGWLPVSGVVFSDWQSVKKFQESVGFSSALKSAKLSKLLKTLSKNRLNFSFKFFPFTKKEIYKRYNAFLKDSSVEIKKKLSPRDESFLTRRILEEIVDYQSKEKGNDLIKDISRFLNCDVVFQPIKQIKKVRSTFEFLYDLEVSPHSNFIANGVVSHNSRWATHGKPSDLNAHPLWDCKKEIFVVHNGIIENYKQLKEELIARGHKFISETDTEVLPHLIEENYKGNPSASSGQALEEAVRLSLQKIVGAYAIAVVCEKEPNKIVFARQSSPLLVALGEGENFIASDATAILGYAKQVIYLDDGEMGVITPDDFQVFTLENKEVKKSFHKIEWDIEQAEKSGYPHFMLKEIFEGPETIENAIRGRMILKDGMAKLGGLEPVIDKLKKIDRIVIVAMGTAFLAGKVGEYMLEEYAGIPVEVENASEFRYKKSIINKNDAVLAISQSGETADTLFAVKEAKRKGALTLGIVNVVGSSIAREVEAGVYNHAGPEIAVASTKAFISQLTILALLTVFLGRQRNMSLVTGKRILEELEKLPELCKKILEKKEDIKSLAEKYFAYKNFLYLGRKYNYPVACEGALKLKEISYIHAEGMPAGEIKHGPIAMIDKDFPSFVVALKDSVYEKNVSNIEEIKARDGKVIALATEGDDLSTDDVVFVPKTLEMLSPILSVIPLQLFAYYISVKKGLDVDKPRNLAKSVVVE
- a CDS encoding indolepyruvate ferredoxin oxidoreductase subunit alpha, whose protein sequence is MNWENIFLKKQSGKEILLGNNAIIRAALEAGVQFVSTYPGTPTSEIGDGFSLLKKADKGSFYFEYSINEKVALEAGIGASFSNLKTLVAMKNFGLNVASDALLPFVYTGTRGPTVIVVADDPSCHSSGQEEENTRGFASLAHIPILEPSDSQECKDFTKIAFNLSEKFEIPVILRLTTRVAHQSSIVKLGKIEKADRKVGFKKDYKKFVTMPPRVLEMHQELLDKISKIRKESEQSAINLIDDSSVSAKIGIITSGVSYLHTKEALQSLNLKIPILKLGFFHPLPENKISKFIRPLERVLIIEELDPYLEKEIKILAKDVNPKLEIMGKGLLPEVGELKPEQVMEAIAKVAEKKYQAPKIKLPVSIKRFPNLCPGCPYWSVFNGVKQAIKESGLKNEDIVFGGGIGCYMLASFAPHNIQDYLLCMGSSIGIAHGIKKADKKQKLISFVGDSSFFHAGIPALINVVHNQSNPLIILMDNQITAMTGQQPYPGIAESGRKEKGQKVKLEEIVRACGVKYLKIIEPAEDYKNFVKTVKEFIKKETVAVIIVRRPCIRIKR